CACATTAACATCATCTCTCCATTTTGACAGTTTCGAGGTTCCATAGGACACAGGGAACagatatgataataataaaacaggACAACTCAACAGCCCGAggtttttcaagttttatttctttttctcattaCTCTTAAGCGGAGTTACACTAGCTCTGCCTCCCAGCGTCCTCTTTCCACTGGTGATTAAGCCTTTAAAACACACCGACAGGGAGATGGATACAGTAGTTACCATAGCACTGAGCCATAAGGACACATCTAAAGTGGCAGTGGGAGGTGGAGAGggggcacacaaacacaaatactgtaACTAACCGATCGTCTCATCATTTAAGGAAAAAACAGTTGAACTCAGAACACTCAAACACACTGGTGCTGCTGCCTACGTATAATGTAGTAGAGCTAAGCACTGCGATGCTATGACTTGGCTATGGGTGTGTAAAAGAGATGGGAGGGTGATTGGGGTGGTCCCTTTCCTGACTTCCTTTTTGGACAGGAAGTGTCTACTCCTTGGTGTGCATGTACAGCAGCAGGTCAGCGACACGGTGGCTGTAGCCAAACTCATTATCATACCTGGAGAGAGTGGGAgcgaaaaaaaagaagaaagagaaattcATTGTTTGAAAAgacaaaactgtgtttttttttttcttttcgtcTTTAGATTAACACTAACTTCCTGTTTTACATGTGAGACTGATCAAGACATTTGAAAACTAACCAGGAAATGAGCTTGACGAAGTTGTCGTTGAGGGAGATGCCGGCACCAGCATCAAAGATGGAGGAGTGGGTGTCACCGATGAAGTCAGAGGACACCACCTGCAAAACACGAGTCAGATATACTGTAGTGCAGCCAGGCACAGCTTAGGCAATACATCACCACATGCAAAATACAACCACAGTCAGTTACAGAGCTCATATTTTTGAatgtttatttccattttttaatATACAGGAATACATGTCAATATTAACCCATGCATCCAAATTAAATGTACAAAATTACCCCACATCACCCTATCCCCACAAACTTAAAATGTTAGTTCTAGCATTATTACTAGCTGTGTATTTGCTTTACAGTATATGTGAAATAACTTTGGGTGTTACCTGGTCCTCGGTGTAACCCAGCACTCCCTTCATGGGCCCATGTGCGGCCTTCTTGCAGGCTTCCTTAATCTGAGCGTACGTTGCAGGCTTGGACAGACGGCATGTCAGATCCACCACTGACACGTCGGCAACTGGCACCCTGAACGCCATGCCTGTCAGCTTACTAGAGAGAGGGGACGGACAAAAGAGAGGTATTAGACCTGTGTCACCTTCAGTTCTTGGTTTTTCTTACTGTATAAGCCCTTAGCCACAATTAGAAAAAGGTGCATCCGATTATTAAGATGATAACAAATGTGTTTGTCCTTACCCGTTGAGTTCGGGGATGACTTTGCCCACTGCCTTAGCGGCACCGGTGGAGGCTGGAATGATGTTCTGGTGAGCACCGCGGCCATCACGCCAGGCCTTGGCGCTGGGACCGTCCACTGTCTTCTGGGTGGCTGTGTATGCATGGACTGTAGTCTACAGAGAGGAGGGACGTGTTACACAAGACGTCAGTGACTCTGGCATACATTTGAGAATAAAAATACAACACCATATATGAAAAAGCCTCTGTCACAACAGTGGCTAATACTTTTATCTACTGTGACTTACCATGAGAGCCTCCTCAATGCCAAAGTTATCGTGGATGACTTTGGCCAGGGGGGCCAGGCAGTTGGTGGTGCAGGAGGCATTGCTATtggcagaaagacagacacgGTTACTAAGACTAccagactcacagacacacacaagtacataaagaaattaaaaatgtacCTGACGATGGTCATGGAGGAGGGGTCGTATTTGTCCTCGTTAACTCCCATGACAAACATTGGAGCATCAGGTGAGGGGGCGGACACAACCACACGCTGAGCTCCGCCCTGGAGGTGAGACTGCGATTGGACAGGAGAGAAAAGACGGCACAGGTTACAAACCAGACCATCTGgcagtctgtgtgtttgtttctgtagatatgtgtgtgtgtgtgtgtgtgtgtgtgtgtgtgtgtgtgtgtgtgtgtgtgtgtgtgtgtgtgtgtgtgtgtgggtgtacatACGGAGGCCTTCTCCACACTGAGGAAGACTCCAGTGGACTCGACAACGTACTTGGCTCCAGCGTCGCCCCATGGGATCTCTGCTGGCTTCATGCTAGAGTCAGAGAAAGAACACAGTCAGTCTGAGATGAAATGATTATCACTACTGTTTAGGAATGTTAAATGTTGGGGTTGATAAAGACAAGTAACatgaaaatataacaaaaatagaaacaaacaaaaaaaacagcaagttACACACATTGAGAGAGAAGCGAGGGCTTGTtagcaggggcgtagcacaaaattctgggccctgtagaaaggcattttctatgggcccctccccacatccacagctattcatttgtagcatctttttgggccctcctcacatgagggccctgggtactcagtccccttttcccCCCCAGTCTGACGCCCCTGCTTGTTAGTACAGTACATGCTGTGCTTTCTAAATTAGTGTGCAGAGCCTCTCTGGATAATGTCATGCtagtaataaataaaattaaaacattaaattaacACATTGGGATGTAAAGTTTAAGAGCATGCCAAAGAAGTAGATGGATGGTGTGTTAAAATCAGGACACTCAAGGAGGGACACCTCAATATAGTGTAGTCAGTGCTCAAAGAGGAGCTCTCCTCTACAAACCTCCTTTTTGTTGGTGTTGCCTTTTGCAGAGAGGAGGCTCCATTACTGAAAGGACTAAAACAACTGCCAGTACAATGGCTGGAGGGGTAGCTATATGAGTGAGGCCCTAGTCAGCACAAAGCCTCATTCAACTCCATGAGCATGGaatttacttttgatactaaaGATCAGGAGGGTAAACTGGCTTAAAATACCTtgccttcaaaatgaaaaaagttaATATGAGTGAATACTTTGTTTTTCAATATCAACTTACTATCTTGTTACCTGTTATTATATGtacatattcatttattttctgtggTTTAGGTTGTTGtagacatttttcaaaaatgtctaCAACAAcctatttttcaaaaatgtctacaaataaaacaataaaaagcatgattcaaaaataaagaaagcttAATAATTCAAACTGAGCTCTTTGATTGCTGCTTCTATTACAGAGACCTCTCTGATATAATTCAGATTGTACTGAAGTAGCCCCTGTGAGATAATTCATCAGCTGGCCAGTTGTTGGCCTCCCTTAAGCTTGTTGCCAAAAGTTAACATTGACATCAACACTGCTGATATCTGTGCAGAAACAACCACCACCCACTAAACGTCATCCCTCACTTACCACTGGAAGACAGAGATGGCGTGTCCATCGACCATGAGCTTGCCATCTTCTTGGGAGACCTCACCATGGTAACGGCCGTGGGTGGAGTCATACTTGAACATGTAGACCTAGGAGACGGGACAGGGATGGGAAGAGGTTAATAACAAAACTTCATTGTAACACTATAGTATCTTATTTCATACACCTAACCTAAACAATCTTTCAATTTCCTGGGAGATTTGGGGAGTCCCGGGGGGTGTTTTAAGTCATCTGAATAAAGAATGACACCAAATGACAAACAAGATACTGAGAAAGCAACACTCAGAGAGCAAAACTGTTCAGgtattaataaaatgtataaactaTGGACAGACGTTATACACTACTATACCATACAAATGTTAATAATTTGTAAGCAAGTATGTGCATGTAGGTTTTCTTACCATGTACTGCAAGTCAATGAAGGGGTCATTGATGGCCACAACATTGATGCCTTTCTGAAGGCAGGCCCTCAGGACCAGACGGCCAATACGACCGAAACTGCAGAGGGAggggggtggagagagagagagagagagagagggagagagaaagattaATAATAGTTTTCAGGTAAAAAGGAGAGTTAtctgcgcttctgcagaccacaacaatccggtgcaaccaaggcaggacacaacagtATAAAATAGTTGTTTTAAGAAAATGGTGGGAAACTTCCTCAGAATGTCGAACAACACCGGGGACCTTATACAAATCTTCTGACAAATCCTCACACTGTGAAGTCATGTCATTGCAGACTCCAACATAACTTCCAGTGGTTTACCTACCATAGAGAAGACCTGCCCATTAATTCCCATCAGCAGAAAAAACATGAGGTCACGAGTTATTCCCCTCCTTTATTCCTGCAGCTCTACTGCTGTTACTGTAAGCTATGATTAATGCACATTAAAAGCTTTTATTGGAATTACTTTATTGTAAAACAGACATATAAGACTTTTTGTCGATCAGTTTGATATATTGCAAGGAAGGAATGGAAAACAACCATGTAACCACAGTGAAGAGCAGCAGATGACAGGGTGAACTTCAAACCTCCAACatgtaatgttgtaatgtttAATGTAACGAGTtgcagttctcaaggacgcacacacacacacacacacacacggacgcgacagcacagtctttttttttttctcctttctctcaacttctccaCCGTGTTTGGCACGTACCCGCTcgtggtgtgaagcgcgtgtccacgctattctcgcacatgtagggaacctcgtgatttaacctgcaacatgtcaactgtttggaaattcttcagcgtgtgtgcaaaagataacaagtttgcaatatgcaacacctgcaaggaaaaagtagggcgggGAGGGActacaccaaaaaccaaaatcaatttttttttagttggataaattggatgtgaaaagcgtcacccggatcgttggtctgattggttgaaggactatccaatacgcccagaggcatttgagcggcgtccattgctgacgcccctttggaaattaactgtcaatgaacctttcccagacccactctcagttacaactgagaagggtctggtgtcaaccaggctagtcTCCCCTACCATGGTTTTGAAAAAACATAAGCGGGTTTCACATAAACAGGCAATTGGCTTCTCGTTCCTTGCCTtaaaagttcaattcattttaactTAGGCTGGCTACATTGCACGTGTAACGTACATGGAGCGGACGTTCCAACACTACGCTTTCATTATAATCAATGAAACTGGCTACACCGGGCAGAGAGCAGCGAGTAAACGGTGCGTAAACGGCACTCGACAAGTGTAAAAACAGGACAGTCTTCTTTTTATAGAAGCTCCAAAAAAACTGAAGAACAACAACAATCCCAAAAGCGAAAGCTCTCCTTCTCACCTGTGACTCCCACACCCTTTCGCCGTGTGTGCCCAGCAGGTGTAATCAGTCAAAACATAGATTCCGCTGGCACATACGCTCCGCCAACGGTCCGCATACGTTACGTGTTCAATGTAGCCAAACTTTTCGGGGGAGAGTCACCAACCCCCCTGGAAAAAAAATCCTAGGGGAAATTCTTATATCAAAATTCAGCATGTTGTTTTTATGAAAATTATTTGAAAACTATTTCACCCTCAGTGCAAATGCAGTTTCACCCCTCTGCATAAGCATTTACTAACCACCAGAACTTGTCGTGGAAATAGTAAACACCCATCCCCGAAATATGCATCACTGACATCCTATCCTAATCATCCTGAACCATCCTGTTTACAaagtgtgtaaagtgtgtgtgtgtgtgtgtgtgtgtctgtgtgtgtgtgtgtctgtgtttcaaaCTCACCCATTGATTCCAACACAGAGGTCTgacatggct
This window of the Perca flavescens isolate YP-PL-M2 chromosome 6, PFLA_1.0, whole genome shotgun sequence genome carries:
- the gapdhs gene encoding glyceraldehyde-3-phosphate dehydrogenase 2, giving the protein MSDLCVGINGFGRIGRLVLRACLQKGINVVAINDPFIDLQYMVYMFKYDSTHGRYHGEVSQEDGKLMVDGHAISVFQCMKPAEIPWGDAGAKYVVESTGVFLSVEKASSHLQGGAQRVVVSAPSPDAPMFVMGVNEDKYDPSSMTIVSNASCTTNCLAPLAKVIHDNFGIEEALMTTVHAYTATQKTVDGPSAKAWRDGRGAHQNIIPASTGAAKAVGKVIPELNGKLTGMAFRVPVADVSVVDLTCRLSKPATYAQIKEACKKAAHGPMKGVLGYTEDQVVSSDFIGDTHSSIFDAGAGISLNDNFVKLISWYDNEFGYSHRVADLLLYMHTKE